Proteins found in one Kwoniella bestiolae CBS 10118 chromosome 1, complete sequence genomic segment:
- a CDS encoding mitochondrial 54S ribosomal protein uL5m has translation MSSTPLRSLAASASRIPALKRASIPSSSRYASSSSSKTKTPSSKPSQTSPLPKDDWTLPHIHVGPTHASRYSQHYHNSLASDLMYMTYSHRLAQKPPKPEPIQPPQTAYEANRPRPPIMRGNRALRTKTTSIDVDNVPKLESVIIHTMVKEAIANKSTLLSAIMALRAISGETPNGGGKKGSSGVEVIVAKKSAAAWKLRAGMPVSVKVELKGDAMYDFIQSLVDFVLPRLRDFPGIPLPPSSTPKNSPASLTGIVSFGFNPTTMSFFPQIESNTDAYPRLHGFHVYFKTSLRGENAHEHARTLVSGFRIPFHRR, from the coding sequence ATGTCATCAACACCCCTTCGATCGCTGGCCGCCTCAGCCTCCCGAATACCAGCACTGAAACGAGcttccatcccctcctcctcgcgctacgcctcttcctcttcatcgaaAACCAAAACTCCATCCTCCAAACCATCCCAGACCTCCCCTCTACCCAAAGACGACTGGACCCTCCCCCACATCCACGTTGGCCCTACCCATGCCTCACGTTATTCCCAACACTACCATAACTCCCTCGCATCCGATCTGATGTACATGACCTATTCTCACCGACTGGCGCAaaaaccacccaaacccgAACCCATCCAACCGCCTCAAACGGCCTATGAGGCCAACAGACCCCGTCCACCCATTATGCGAGGTAATAGAGCACTCCGAACCAAGACTACTTCCATCGATGTAGATAACGTCCCAAAGTTGGAATCAGTAATAATTCACACGATGGTCAAAGAGGCTATAGCCAATAAATCAACCCTCCTATCTGCTATTATGGCTCTTCGTGCTATCTCGGGTGAAACTCCCAACGGaggtggaaagaagggatcaTCAGGTGTAGAAGTCATCGTAGCTAAGAAATCTGCTGCTGCGTGGAAATTACGAGCGGGAATGCCAGTGTCTGTTAAGGTGGAGTTGAAGGGAGATGCGATGTACGACTTCATCCAATCTCTTGTGGACTTCGTCTTACCCCGATTAAGAGATTTCCCCGGtatacccctccctccttcatctaCTCCCAAGAATTCACCGGCGAGTCTGACGGGTATCGTTTCCTTCGGATTCAACCCTACGACCATGTCGTTCTTCCCTCAGATCGAAAGTAATACGGACGCTTATCCTAGATTACACGGGTTCCATGTGTATTTCAAGACTAGTCTGAGGGGGGAGAACGCACACGAACATGCTAGGACGCTTGTTAGTGGGTTCAGGATACCGTTCCATAGGAGGTAG
- a CDS encoding histone H4 — translation MSGRGKGGKGLGKGGAKRHRKVLRDNIQGITKPAIRRLARRGGVKRISGLIYEETRGVLKIFLENVIRDSVTYTEHAKRKTVTSLDVVYALKRQGRTLYGFGA, via the exons ATGTCCGGTCGAGGAAAAGGTGGTAAAGGTCTGGGTAAGGGTGGTGCCAAGCGACACAGAAAGGTCTTGAGAGACAACATCCA AGGTATCACCAAGCCCGCTATCAGACGTCTCGCCCGACGAGGTGGTGTCAAGCGAATCTCCGGATTGATCTACGAGGAGACCCGAGGTGTCCTCAAGATCTTCCTCGAGAACGTTATTAGGGATTCCGTCACCTACACTGAACACGCCAAGAGAAAGACTG TCACCTCCCTCGATGTCGTCTACGCCCTCAAGAGACAAGGTCGAACCCTTTACGGTTTCGGTGCTTAA